The following proteins are encoded in a genomic region of Arachis ipaensis cultivar K30076 chromosome B02, Araip1.1, whole genome shotgun sequence:
- the LOC107628556 gene encoding uncharacterized protein LOC107628556 isoform X1, which translates to MEEIREGRRAPVKRGARAILAKCHCRRTIESREERKASPFRVAAPTLPSGSSSPPSLLVVSLGVIAIDPCPCRRRESLTGIGAEGEDSVRRGSCCCRRRKLKELPSAAVVAPVAVVCRHYCVCHCRHLWSVTVEQIHEERERTWEEAAAGGETNLAAVPGRQKILPLPSPEIWSPPPLEVVAGAAGKTVQLSSLFHFLSLVGS; encoded by the exons ATGGAGGAGATCCGAGAGGGAAGGAGAGCGCCGGTGAAGAGAGGAGCCCGCGCCATCCTCGCGAAATGCCATTGCCGCCGCACCATCGAGAGTCGCGAGGAGAGGAAGGCGTCGCCATTCCGTGTGGCCGCGCCAACGTTGCCGTCAGGGTCTTCTTCACCGCCGTCCTTGCTCGTTGTTTCCCTTGGAGTCATTGCCATCGACCCTTGCCCCTGTCGCCGCCGCGAGTCGCTAACAGGGATCGGAGCTGAGGGAGAGGACAGTGTAAGGAGGGGGAGTTGTTGCTGCCGAAGACGCAAGCTGAAGGAGCTGCCTTCAGCCGCCGTCGTTGCGCCAGTCGCCGTCGTGTGCCGTCACTACTGCGTGTGCCACTGCCGCCACCTCTGGTCTGTCACCGTTGAGCAGATccacgaagagagagagagaacctgGGAAGAGGCCGCTGCCGGAGGAGAAACCAATCTCGCCGCCGTGCCTGGCCGCCAGAAAATTCTGCCG TTACCGTCGCCGGAGATCTGGTCGCCGCCGCCACTCGAGGTGGTTGCCGGGGCTGCCGGCAAAACGGTTCAGCTATCATCGCTATTTCATTTTCTTAGTTTG GTTGGGTCCTGA
- the LOC107627871 gene encoding putative protein FAR1-RELATED SEQUENCE 10: protein MNEQYQEDDDFNQQEELVSDQDMMDEQNEFEQDFGDEFTEGAYFSESNQSEDILEAAYAVDSMQNITTLKFSENFAEEIGKYHFSTLQLAFDFYLKYSKSKGFSARKSKTFKNSIGKIYKQKFVCHRQGFREEKYYTMEKRKKEPRLETRTGCEARMDVKFVPETGRWHIFYFSDKHNHDLLDTQFSAMLHAHRKMSEEDIMQMVNMLKSGISTSQIFGLLASQAGGYEFVGYGPRDMYNVIEGSTIIFQGIS from the coding sequence ATGAATGAGCAATACCAGGAGGACGATGACTTTAACCAACAAGAAGAGCTAGTAAGTGACCAAGATATGATGGATGAACAGAATGAATTCGAACAAGATTTCGGAGATGAATTTACTGAGGGAGCGTATTTTTCTGAATCTAATCAGTCAGAAGATATCCTTGAAGCTGCTTATGCGGTTGACTCCATGCAAAACATTACAACTTTGAAATTTAGTGAAAATTTTGCGGAGGAAATTGGCAAATATCACTTTTCTACTTTGCAACTTGCATTTGATTTTTATCTGAAGTACTCAAAGTCGAAGGGCTTTAGTGCAAGGAAGAGCAAGACCTTCAAGAATAGTATTGGCAAGATTTACAAACAAAAGTTTGTATGTCATAGGCAAGGATTTAGGGAGGAGAAATATTACACGATggaaaaaaggaagaaggagCCTAGATTGGAAACAAGAACTGGATGTGAAGCTCGAATGGATGTTAAATTTGTACCAGAAACTGGAAGGTGGCATATCTTTTATTTCTCTGACAAACACAACCATGATCTATTGGATACACAATTCAGTGCTATGTTGCATGCCCACAGAAAAATGTCAGAGGAAGATATTATGCAAATGGTGAACATGCTAAAGTCAGGGATTAGCACTTCACAGATATTTGGTCTTCTAGCTAGTCAAGCAGGCGGGTATGAATTTGTTGGCTATGGTCCCAGAGATATGTACAATGTGATTGAAGGATCCACAATTATATTTCAAGGCATATCATGA
- the LOC107628556 gene encoding uncharacterized protein LOC107628556 isoform X2 yields MEEIREGRRAPVKRGARAILAKCHCRRTIESREERKASPFRVAAPTLPSGSSSPPSLLVVSLGVIAIDPCPCRRRESLTGIGAEGEDSVRRGSCCCRRRKLKELPSAAVVAPVAVVCRHYCVCHCRHLWSVTVEQIHEERERTWEEAAAGGETNLAAVPGRQKILPVGS; encoded by the exons ATGGAGGAGATCCGAGAGGGAAGGAGAGCGCCGGTGAAGAGAGGAGCCCGCGCCATCCTCGCGAAATGCCATTGCCGCCGCACCATCGAGAGTCGCGAGGAGAGGAAGGCGTCGCCATTCCGTGTGGCCGCGCCAACGTTGCCGTCAGGGTCTTCTTCACCGCCGTCCTTGCTCGTTGTTTCCCTTGGAGTCATTGCCATCGACCCTTGCCCCTGTCGCCGCCGCGAGTCGCTAACAGGGATCGGAGCTGAGGGAGAGGACAGTGTAAGGAGGGGGAGTTGTTGCTGCCGAAGACGCAAGCTGAAGGAGCTGCCTTCAGCCGCCGTCGTTGCGCCAGTCGCCGTCGTGTGCCGTCACTACTGCGTGTGCCACTGCCGCCACCTCTGGTCTGTCACCGTTGAGCAGATccacgaagagagagagagaacctgGGAAGAGGCCGCTGCCGGAGGAGAAACCAATCTCGCCGCCGTGCCTGGCCGCCAGAAAATTCTGCCG GTTGGGTCCTGA